A genomic segment from Malus domestica chromosome 05, GDT2T_hap1 encodes:
- the LOC103441499 gene encoding 2-hydroxy-palmitic acid dioxygenase MPO1-like produces the protein MGRTGLFDLEGHFAFYGAYHSNPVNILIHTFFVWPLFFTAAVLFHFTPSLYNFSSGFNNHGFTLNLGFVLTFMYAFFYVKLDKKAGSLAALLCFLCWVGASVLASGLGFVKSWKLVLAAQVFCWGGQFIGHGIFEKRGPALADNFAQALLMGPYFVLLELLQSAFGYEPYPGFHKSVRAKIEVNIKEWKVKNQKKLS, from the coding sequence ATGGGGAGGACCGGATTGTTTGATCTTGAAGGGCACTTCGCCTTCTATGGGGCATATCACAGCAACCCAGTTAACATTTTGATTCACACTTTCTTTGTGTGGCCATTATTCTTCACCGCTGCTGTTCTTTTCCACTTTACACCCTCTCTCTACAATTTCTCATCTGGGTTTAATAATCATGGTTTCACATtgaatttagggtttgttttaacttttatgtATGCTTTCTTTTATGTCAAATTGGACAAGAAAGCTGGGTCCTTGGCAGCTTTGCTATGTTTTCTCTGCTGGGTTGGAGCCAGTGTTCTTGCtagtgggctagggtttgtTAAGTCATGGAAGCTTGTTCTTGCTGCTCAGGTTTTCTGTTGGGGTGGACAGTTCATAGGCCACGGGATTTTTGAAAAAAGAGGACCAGCTCTTGCAGACAactttgctcaagcacttctgATGGGGCCTTACTTCGTGTTGCTTGAGCTTCTTCAATCAGCCTTTGGGTATGAACCTTATCCAGGGTTTCATAAAAGTGTGAGAGCAAAGATTGAAGTTAATATCAAAGAGTGGAAGGTCAAGAACCAAAAGAAACTCTCCTGA
- the LOC103441485 gene encoding 2-hydroxy-palmitic acid dioxygenase MPO1-like, translated as MGRTGLFDLEKQFAFYGAYHNNPINIFIHTFLVWPLFFTSVLLFHFTPSLYSFPVYGLELNLGFVFTLAYCLYYVKLDKKAGSLAALICILCWVGASILGSELGFSKSWKVVLGGQFCSWAGQVVGHGIFEKRAPSDNFLEGLLTGPYFVLLELLHLAFGYEPYPGFQKSVKAKIEADIKDWKAKNQKKVS; from the coding sequence ATGGGGAGGACTGGATTGTTTGATCTTGAAAAGCAGTTTGCCTTCTATGGAGCATATCACAACAACCCAATTAACATTTTCATACACACTTTCTTGGTGTGGCCATTGTTCTTCACTTCTGTTCTTCTTTTCCACTTCACACCTTCTCTCTACAGTTTCCCAGTTTATGGCCTCGAATTAAATTTGGGGTTTGTTTTCACTTTGGCGTATTGTCTGTATTATGTCAAATTGGACAAGAAAGCTGGGTCCTTGGCAGCTTTGATTTGTATTCTCTGCTGGGTTGGAGCCAGTATTCTTGGCAGTGAGCTAGGGTTTTCTAAGTCGTGGAAGGTGGTTCTGGGTGGTCAGTTCTGCAGTTGGGCTGGACAGGTCGTAGGCCATGGGATTTTTGAGAAGAGGGCCCCTTCAGACAACTTTCTTGAAGGACTTCTAACAGGGCCGTACTTTGTGTTGCTTGAGCTTCTTCACTTAGCTTTTGGGTACGAGCCCTATCCAGGGTTTCAAAAAAGTGTGAAGGCAAAGATTGAAGCTGATATCAAAGATTGGAAGGCCAAGAACCAAAAGAAAGTCTCCTAG